In the Streptomyces sp. cg36 genome, one interval contains:
- a CDS encoding GlsB/YeaQ/YmgE family stress response membrane protein, translated as MGIIAWILIGLIAGAIAKALTPGKDPGGCLVTMLIGIVGGLLGGWLGKVIFGVHSINGFFHLSTWIAAIVGSVIVLLIYRLVTGQRSR; from the coding sequence GTGGGCATCATCGCCTGGATTCTCATCGGCCTCATCGCGGGCGCCATCGCCAAGGCACTCACGCCCGGCAAGGACCCGGGCGGCTGCCTCGTGACGATGCTGATCGGCATCGTCGGCGGTCTGCTCGGCGGCTGGCTCGGCAAGGTGATCTTCGGTGTGCACTCCATCAACGGCTTCTTCCACCTCTCGACGTGGATCGCCGCGATCGTCGGCTCGGTGATCGTGCTCCTGATCTACCGCCTCGTCACCGGGCAGCGCTCACGCTGA
- a CDS encoding ricin-type beta-trefoil lectin domain protein, with protein sequence MTSPAAAREEGGPSATALIQLTFTNVSNGKLLDVQGGSYDDNAAISVNPAPGSATGWRINTGTSLGSGFAIVNTTTGKCMDLTTTGYQLRQQPCDGRATEKWYFQPISGSAKKAFRLRQVGDNSCLTVQIPPNTDNFAYTYRCDSTPYQQWTVPAEVYQTAWNTAVDYAAARCAKDTSNCSWSTTTQTPPFTLPETCVSPIWFNDTSTTIPWEFSLNTSTGWTNTIGFKLGGSLTVGSDLIGLKLDVTAEVNGATTVDLKQEMGNKLTVSVPPRQYGWVTLSELATKATGTWTFDTQGFPWTADDTITVPLKYDANGGASIYSARTKATFTNCAGA encoded by the coding sequence ATGACGTCCCCCGCTGCCGCACGCGAGGAGGGCGGCCCGTCGGCCACGGCGCTCATCCAGCTGACGTTCACCAACGTCAGCAACGGAAAGCTGCTGGACGTCCAGGGCGGCAGCTACGACGACAACGCTGCGATCTCCGTCAACCCGGCACCGGGATCTGCCACTGGGTGGCGCATCAACACGGGCACCAGCCTCGGCTCGGGGTTCGCCATCGTCAACACCACCACCGGCAAGTGCATGGACCTGACCACCACTGGCTACCAACTGAGGCAACAGCCCTGTGACGGGCGCGCGACCGAGAAATGGTACTTCCAGCCCATTTCCGGGTCGGCAAAAAAGGCGTTCAGGCTCCGTCAGGTCGGCGACAACTCCTGCCTGACCGTCCAGATCCCCCCCAACACCGACAACTTCGCATACACCTACCGCTGCGACAGCACGCCCTACCAGCAGTGGACAGTGCCCGCTGAGGTCTACCAGACGGCATGGAACACCGCCGTGGACTACGCGGCCGCCAGGTGCGCCAAGGACACCTCGAACTGCTCGTGGTCCACGACCACCCAGACACCGCCGTTCACCCTGCCGGAGACGTGTGTCTCCCCGATCTGGTTCAACGACACCTCGACCACGATCCCGTGGGAGTTCTCGCTGAACACCTCCACAGGGTGGACCAACACCATCGGCTTCAAACTGGGCGGAAGCCTGACCGTCGGCAGCGACCTCATCGGCCTCAAACTCGATGTCACCGCCGAGGTCAACGGCGCAACCACCGTGGACCTCAAGCAGGAAATGGGCAACAAGCTCACCGTGAGCGTGCCCCCGCGCCAGTACGGCTGGGTCACGCTGTCGGAGCTGGCGACGAAGGCCACCGGCACCTGGACCTTCGACACCCAGGGCTTCCCGTGGACCGCCGACGACACCATCACGGTACCCCTCAAGTACGACGCCAACGGCGGAGCAAGCATCTACAGCGCCCGCACCAAGGCGACCTTCACCAACTGCGCCGGAGCCTGA